Proteins from a genomic interval of Salinivibrio kushneri:
- a CDS encoding YhdP family protein, whose protein sequence is MRWLTVSAISVIVITALLIGGLRFLLPNMDILQAPLRQWVSEQTGFSAQVEGIAGQWRNLTPSLQLENVALATSDNGPPLLTARAINLQLDVSATLIRRQPVFSHVTLDGLVFDTGQLPDKNTQAGVRERLEDLFLARLGQFSIPNAKVILVTPSLETQTLVISDLFWRNNQGEHQVQARLGMQGTQLDKVRVNAAFRETDGLSTLTGDVYLASEAMDIAPWLTEKLTPSATINTARLDAKAWVRVEQGRVDNGLLSIDHFALAWQEDEHQAKQWAIKDSQVQWQAVDEQTWRLDTDGLWVQTGATTQAALSQLSWQGALDNWRLNAANVDIASLRPLLGLASQSAQQHSVAAALSPSGQIRSLALSKAPDAPLRYQATLDKVSAKRWGYLPAFQGLSATLSGQGQQGQAQLELGAQSLPYGDFFQAPLPLEHGALTLNWQPTKQGLSVWSEQAVVKGADVQGQGAFRLDIPSKGAPFLALYVQADVSDAGQTWRYLPTRALPDSLTDYLSRAIQAGRAKDSEILWFGALDAFPYQDHSGIFQAKVPLRGGAFSFNTAWPTLTELDARLLFENARLAIEGDHVRLGDAVSRQVQAEIADMTQPDSELDIHASLAATGSAVRQYMLATPLVDTVGAALTHVQVDGLVNANLGLNIPLNGEQPHAEGRVRFTGNQVSIQAPDMQLDNLSGELAFSDDTLTTQSMQAQWLGQPVNLQFTGETVAAGYQLDLGMDADWDVVPLLDMLSLPLDAYLAGGARWQAGLDLTLNDTGFDYRLGVDVDTTPLQSTLPAPLNKPRWQKGQARIEATGNSEGLTGRVALPGVNYQARINTQGRRPQFTASQWQIGEQGSRLLATRGHRFDLKLEQLDLAAWKRVWQQASQSWPSGSGPYPALPMPQRINAKIETVRADPLAFHDVSLAARHKAEGWDLLMGSRELSGQAMWPTQGRLNVEIDHWHINRRLTEDEQTTDKPLFEPVDTRASPEEKALLAAIPPTHLVIEDLWLQGYRLGRVEAVLDKKASQVDLTSLTLESGKNHASISGHWLIDEQGHHQTALTLALGGESTSDLMGRFGISGGIQDASFTTQASLDYAGLPWKVDIASLNGDIRSDVKDGYISGVGGAGKLLGLFSLDSILRKIQLDFSGVFEDGLAFDDITGRAVITNGVVVTDNIRMDGIAGDMVIKGIANLVTNRVNADVRFTPDITSGIPVLSAFAVTPQTALYVLAVTTAISPVVDVFTQVRYQVSGPIGTPDIREVSRDKEALALPADATERLRQQAENAKE, encoded by the coding sequence ATGCGCTGGCTAACGGTCAGCGCCATCAGTGTCATCGTGATAACCGCCTTGCTAATCGGCGGTTTGCGCTTTCTATTGCCCAATATGGATATATTGCAAGCCCCATTGCGGCAATGGGTGTCTGAGCAAACCGGCTTTAGTGCGCAAGTGGAAGGCATTGCCGGCCAGTGGCGCAATCTAACGCCGTCATTGCAACTTGAAAACGTCGCGCTCGCCACCAGCGACAACGGCCCCCCGCTGTTAACCGCTCGCGCCATTAATTTGCAATTGGATGTCTCTGCCACCCTCATTCGGCGTCAGCCCGTCTTTTCTCATGTCACCCTCGATGGACTGGTGTTCGATACCGGTCAACTACCCGATAAAAACACCCAAGCGGGTGTGCGAGAGCGACTAGAAGACTTATTCTTGGCGCGGTTGGGACAATTTTCCATCCCCAATGCCAAGGTGATCCTGGTCACCCCTTCGCTGGAAACCCAAACACTGGTGATCAGTGATTTGTTTTGGCGCAATAACCAAGGTGAGCACCAGGTACAAGCCAGGCTTGGCATGCAAGGCACGCAACTCGATAAGGTCCGCGTGAATGCCGCTTTCCGCGAAACGGACGGCTTGAGTACGTTAACGGGCGACGTTTATTTGGCCAGTGAGGCGATGGATATTGCCCCTTGGCTGACGGAAAAGCTGACGCCATCCGCCACGATCAACACCGCGCGTTTAGACGCAAAAGCCTGGGTCAGGGTGGAGCAGGGGCGTGTCGACAATGGGCTATTGTCGATTGATCATTTCGCGTTAGCGTGGCAAGAGGATGAGCACCAAGCGAAGCAATGGGCGATAAAAGACAGTCAGGTTCAGTGGCAGGCCGTCGATGAACAGACGTGGCGTCTCGACACGGATGGGCTATGGGTACAAACCGGCGCGACCACTCAGGCAGCGCTGTCACAGCTCTCTTGGCAGGGGGCGCTCGACAACTGGCGTCTCAATGCGGCGAATGTTGATATTGCCTCTTTACGGCCTTTGCTTGGGCTTGCCAGTCAATCGGCGCAACAGCACAGTGTGGCGGCCGCTTTATCGCCATCAGGCCAGATCCGTTCGTTGGCGTTGAGTAAAGCACCTGACGCCCCGTTGCGTTATCAAGCGACCCTGGATAAGGTCTCAGCCAAGCGCTGGGGCTATCTGCCTGCGTTCCAAGGCCTGAGTGCAACCCTCTCTGGGCAAGGTCAGCAAGGGCAAGCACAGCTTGAGCTTGGCGCACAATCCTTGCCTTACGGCGACTTTTTTCAAGCGCCGCTGCCGCTTGAACACGGTGCGTTGACCCTCAATTGGCAGCCCACCAAACAAGGCTTGTCAGTATGGAGTGAGCAGGCAGTGGTTAAGGGGGCAGACGTGCAAGGGCAAGGCGCATTTCGTCTGGATATTCCCTCAAAAGGCGCGCCTTTTTTGGCGTTATACGTGCAGGCCGACGTATCGGATGCTGGGCAGACATGGCGCTATCTCCCTACCCGGGCATTGCCTGACTCGTTAACCGATTACCTTTCTCGCGCCATTCAAGCCGGACGGGCCAAAGACAGTGAAATTCTTTGGTTTGGTGCCCTCGATGCGTTTCCTTACCAGGATCACAGCGGCATTTTTCAAGCCAAGGTACCGCTTCGCGGCGGGGCGTTTAGCTTTAACACCGCTTGGCCGACGTTGACGGAGCTCGACGCCCGTTTACTGTTTGAAAATGCGCGCTTAGCGATTGAGGGGGACCATGTTCGTTTGGGCGACGCCGTCAGTCGCCAAGTGCAAGCTGAGATTGCCGATATGACCCAGCCGGACAGCGAACTCGATATTCACGCGTCATTGGCGGCAACCGGATCGGCTGTCCGCCAATACATGCTGGCGACGCCTTTAGTAGACACGGTGGGGGCGGCCTTGACTCATGTGCAAGTCGATGGGCTGGTTAATGCTAACCTAGGGCTCAATATCCCGCTCAATGGTGAGCAGCCTCATGCCGAGGGGAGAGTGCGCTTTACCGGCAACCAGGTATCGATTCAGGCACCCGATATGCAACTGGATAACCTATCCGGCGAGCTGGCCTTTAGCGACGACACCCTCACCACTCAGTCGATGCAGGCTCAATGGTTAGGGCAGCCCGTCAACCTCCAGTTTACGGGTGAAACCGTAGCGGCCGGGTATCAGCTTGACTTAGGTATGGATGCGGATTGGGATGTGGTGCCATTGCTGGACATGCTTTCGTTGCCACTTGACGCTTACCTGGCGGGCGGTGCACGTTGGCAGGCGGGGCTCGATTTAACCTTAAATGATACCGGTTTTGATTATCGGCTCGGTGTGGATGTCGATACCACGCCGCTGCAGTCGACGTTGCCCGCGCCACTTAACAAACCACGCTGGCAAAAAGGGCAGGCCCGTATCGAGGCGACCGGGAACAGTGAAGGCTTGACCGGGCGTGTGGCGCTTCCTGGTGTGAATTATCAAGCGCGCATCAATACCCAAGGCCGGCGTCCGCAGTTTACTGCCAGTCAATGGCAGATTGGTGAGCAAGGTAGCCGCTTATTGGCAACGCGTGGTCATCGTTTTGATCTAAAGCTTGAGCAACTCGATCTCGCGGCTTGGAAGCGAGTTTGGCAGCAGGCCAGCCAATCCTGGCCGAGCGGAAGCGGGCCATATCCTGCTTTACCCATGCCGCAGCGTATTAATGCCAAGATCGAGACGGTGAGAGCAGACCCTTTAGCGTTTCACGATGTGTCTTTAGCGGCGCGACACAAAGCCGAGGGCTGGGATCTGTTAATGGGCAGTCGTGAGCTAAGCGGGCAAGCCATGTGGCCGACACAGGGGCGCTTGAACGTTGAGATTGATCATTGGCATATCAATCGTCGGTTAACCGAGGACGAACAGACGACGGATAAGCCGCTTTTTGAACCTGTGGATACCCGGGCGAGTCCGGAAGAGAAAGCTTTGCTTGCTGCGATTCCGCCGACACACTTGGTGATTGAGGATCTGTGGTTGCAAGGGTATCGGCTCGGGCGCGTTGAGGCGGTACTCGATAAGAAAGCCTCACAGGTCGACCTGACTTCTCTGACGCTGGAGAGTGGGAAAAACCACGCGTCCATCAGCGGCCATTGGTTGATTGATGAGCAAGGCCATCATCAAACCGCGTTAACCCTCGCGCTAGGCGGGGAGAGTACGTCAGATCTCATGGGACGATTTGGTATCAGTGGCGGGATCCAAGATGCCAGCTTCACAACGCAAGCCTCGTTAGATTACGCGGGTCTGCCTTGGAAAGTCGATATTGCCAGCCTTAATGGTGATATCCGCTCTGATGTTAAAGACGGCTATATAAGCGGGGTGGGAGGCGCTGGGAAGCTGTTAGGGCTTTTCAGTCTCGACTCCATTCTGCGTAAAATTCAGCTCGATTTTTCGGGCGTATTTGAAGATGGTTTGGCCTTTGATGACATTACCGGGCGGGCTGTGATCACAAATGGCGTGGTTGTGACGGATAATATCCGCATGGATGGGATTGCCGGTGATATGGTTATTAAAGGGATTGCCAATTTGGTGACCAATCGCGTGAACGCCGATGTGCGGTTTACGCCGGATATTACCTCTGGGATCCCAGTACTGAGCGCATTTGCGGTCACGCCGCAGACGGCGCTGTATGTGTTAGCGGTCACCACCGCCATTTCACCCGTGGTGGACGTTTTCACCCAAGTCCGTTATCAAGTAAGCGGGCCGATAGGGACGCCCGATATCCGGGAAGTGTCGCGTGATAAAGAGGCACTCGCTTTGCCAGCCGACGCGACGGAACGATTGCGCCAACAAGCAGAAAACGCCAAGGAGTGA
- a CDS encoding carbon-nitrogen hydrolase family protein — protein sequence MMKAGVVQMTSSADPSHNMKALQASLHRLSEQGVKLALTPENALVFGGKQDYQRHAERLGHGPLQQQLAELAHHYDLWLVVGAFPIQNDNGMLSSTSLVFDNAGHLRGSYDKLHLFDVEVADAHGRYCESDYFEAGDRLATLDTPFGCLGLSICYDVRFAPMYQALRAQGADIITVPAAFTRVTGQAHWETLLRARAIETQCWVIAAGQCGEHSKGRQTWGHSMIIDPWGQVVASLGSEPGVTWAELDLSMGESIRHKMPVLSHTRLQSQLK from the coding sequence ATGATGAAAGCAGGTGTTGTCCAGATGACATCCAGCGCCGATCCCAGCCACAACATGAAGGCATTGCAAGCCAGTTTACATCGGTTAAGCGAGCAAGGGGTGAAACTGGCTCTCACCCCAGAAAATGCCCTAGTGTTTGGCGGCAAACAAGATTATCAGCGCCATGCAGAGCGATTGGGTCATGGTCCACTGCAGCAACAGCTTGCCGAACTGGCCCATCATTACGACCTTTGGCTGGTGGTGGGCGCCTTTCCGATTCAAAACGACAATGGCATGTTAAGCAGTACGAGCTTGGTGTTTGACAACGCCGGACACCTGCGCGGCAGTTACGACAAATTGCACTTATTTGATGTAGAAGTGGCCGATGCCCACGGACGGTATTGCGAGTCTGACTACTTTGAGGCCGGTGATCGTCTCGCCACACTCGATACGCCGTTCGGCTGCCTTGGATTAAGTATCTGCTACGATGTTCGCTTTGCCCCCATGTATCAAGCGCTACGCGCCCAAGGTGCCGATATCATAACCGTGCCAGCGGCCTTTACCCGCGTGACCGGTCAAGCGCATTGGGAAACCTTGTTGCGGGCGCGAGCAATAGAAACCCAATGCTGGGTAATTGCGGCAGGGCAGTGTGGTGAGCATAGCAAAGGACGCCAAACTTGGGGACACTCGATGATCATCGATCCCTGGGGACAGGTCGTGGCGTCGCTGGGAAGTGAGCCCGGCGTGACCTGGGCTGAGCTTGATTTAAGCATGGGGGAATCCATTCGGCATAAGATGCCCGTACTGTCTCATACCCGGTTGCAAAGCCAACTGAAATAG
- the tldD gene encoding metalloprotease TldD, which produces MSLEQVEETLLRPAGVSESQLHATLAHLSGRQIDYGDIFFQSTWHESLALEDSIIKDGSFNIDRGVGVRAISGEKTGFAYSDQLTPDALMQSATAARGIAPAGGQGKVSAFSAVHARPYYGPIDPLASLTREQKIALLKEIDSYIRAKEPRVKEVNASLNGLYEQVLVAATDGTYGADIRPLVRLSVSVLVEQDGRRERGSAGGGGRYGYDVFLQEDAGKSRALQFADEAIRLALVNLRADAAPAGTMPVVLGAGWPGVLLHEAVGHGLEGDFNRKESSVFTGRLGEQVTSPLCTIVDDGTMNDRRGSMSIDDEGVPGQYNVLIEKGVLKGYMQDKHNASLMGVAPTGNGRRESYAHLPMPRMTNTYMLGGESSPASMIASVERGLYAPNFGGGQVDITSGKFVFSTSEAYLIENGELTTPVKGATLIGSGVEAMQQVSMVGNDLAIDPGVGVCGKAGQSVPVGVGQPTLKLDAMTVGGTES; this is translated from the coding sequence ATGAGTCTGGAACAGGTCGAAGAAACCTTGCTGCGCCCGGCGGGCGTGAGTGAGTCGCAACTGCATGCGACACTGGCGCACCTGAGCGGTCGCCAGATTGACTACGGTGATATTTTCTTCCAATCCACCTGGCATGAATCCCTCGCCTTGGAAGACAGCATCATTAAAGACGGTTCATTTAATATCGACCGCGGGGTCGGTGTGAGAGCGATCAGCGGTGAAAAAACCGGATTTGCCTATTCGGATCAGCTCACCCCCGATGCCTTGATGCAAAGTGCCACTGCAGCACGTGGGATTGCCCCGGCTGGCGGGCAAGGCAAAGTGAGCGCGTTTTCTGCGGTGCACGCAAGGCCGTACTATGGTCCTATCGATCCGCTCGCGAGCCTAACCCGCGAGCAGAAAATCGCTCTACTCAAAGAAATAGACAGCTACATCCGTGCCAAAGAGCCACGGGTGAAAGAAGTGAATGCCAGCCTGAACGGCCTTTATGAGCAAGTGCTGGTGGCCGCCACCGATGGCACCTATGGCGCCGATATTCGTCCATTGGTTCGCTTGTCGGTTTCTGTATTGGTTGAACAAGATGGACGCCGTGAACGCGGCAGTGCGGGGGGCGGTGGCCGTTATGGCTATGACGTATTCTTGCAAGAGGATGCCGGTAAGTCACGCGCGCTGCAGTTTGCCGATGAAGCGATTCGCCTAGCCCTGGTCAACCTACGCGCCGACGCGGCACCGGCAGGCACCATGCCCGTGGTGTTGGGGGCCGGCTGGCCAGGCGTCTTATTGCATGAAGCGGTTGGACACGGCTTAGAAGGAGACTTTAACCGTAAAGAGTCATCGGTATTTACCGGTCGCCTTGGCGAGCAGGTCACCTCACCGCTGTGTACCATTGTTGATGATGGCACCATGAATGATCGCCGCGGCTCAATGAGCATCGATGATGAGGGGGTGCCGGGTCAGTACAATGTGTTAATCGAAAAGGGTGTGCTCAAAGGCTATATGCAAGATAAGCACAATGCCAGCCTCATGGGCGTCGCACCCACCGGTAATGGCCGTCGTGAGTCGTATGCGCACCTGCCGATGCCGCGGATGACCAATACCTACATGCTAGGCGGTGAAAGCTCGCCAGCGTCGATGATTGCCAGCGTGGAGCGTGGCTTATACGCGCCAAACTTTGGCGGCGGTCAGGTCGATATTACCTCGGGTAAGTTTGTATTCTCCACCTCAGAGGCTTACCTGATTGAAAACGGTGAACTGACCACGCCAGTGAAAGGGGCGACCTTAATTGGCAGCGGCGTCGAAGCGATGCAGCAAGTCTCGATGGTGGGGAATGATTTGGCCATCGATCCCGGTGTTGGGGTGTGTGGTAAAGCTGGGCAAAGTGTTCCAGTGGGGGTTGGACAGCCGACCTTGAAGCTGGATGCGATGACGGTCGGAGGCACTGAGTCCTAA
- the yjgA gene encoding ribosome biogenesis factor YjgA → MGRKNKPAPWEEEEEIIWVSKSEMKRDMLALQELGEALVKLKPAVLEKFPLDDDLLSAITDAQRLKNEARRRQLQYVGKLMRSRDPEPIQAALDKLQNKHAQQTVELHKLEQLRDRIIDQGDSAISDVLLQYPDADRQRLRQLARQAKKEQQQNKPPKAYREIFQYLKSFYDQSL, encoded by the coding sequence ATGGGCCGTAAAAATAAACCCGCTCCCTGGGAGGAAGAGGAAGAGATCATCTGGGTCAGCAAGTCCGAGATGAAACGCGATATGCTTGCCTTGCAAGAACTTGGCGAAGCACTGGTCAAACTCAAACCAGCCGTGTTAGAAAAATTCCCGCTCGACGATGACTTGCTCAGCGCGATTACAGACGCCCAACGCTTGAAGAACGAAGCGCGCCGTCGCCAACTGCAATATGTTGGCAAGCTTATGCGCTCTCGTGACCCTGAGCCGATTCAGGCTGCGCTTGATAAGTTGCAAAATAAGCATGCTCAGCAAACGGTCGAGCTTCACAAGCTTGAGCAACTGCGTGACCGCATCATTGACCAAGGCGACAGTGCGATTAGCGATGTGCTGTTGCAGTACCCTGATGCCGATCGTCAACGTTTACGTCAGCTAGCACGCCAGGCTAAAAAAGAGCAGCAGCAAAACAAACCGCCCAAGGCGTATCGCGAGATTTTCCAGTATCTCAAAAGCTTTTACGACCAAAGCCTGTAA
- the pmbA gene encoding metalloprotease PmbA — MSVKQQVAEQEQQLRQAVSRALDMASAKSDQAEVAITKSTGISVSSRMGEVENVEFNQDGALGITVYRDQRKGSASTTDLSDKAIAKTVEAALEIASYTSPDPFGGPAPKALMAFDYPDLDLFYPDEPEPDTAAALAIEAEQAALSHDSRIKFSDGASYDSHYGVRVYGNSHGMLGSYPSSRQALSCSVIAESDAGMERDMSYTVARDKADLWTPAFVGVEAAKHAVARLNPRSVATCQVPVMFDRSVATGLFGHLVMAISGSALYRKSSFLLDKKGEQIFPDWLTINELPHVRKGAASAPFDSEGVITQDRRIIEKGVLNTYLATSYAARKLGMEPTGHAGGIHNWYVSHTGQDADAMLKTLGTGLLVTELMGQGVNPVTGDYSRGAAGFWVENGEIQYPVSGITIAGNLNEMFANIVAIGTDIETRSQIQTGSVIIDGMKVAGE; from the coding sequence ATGAGTGTGAAACAACAAGTCGCCGAGCAAGAGCAGCAACTTCGTCAAGCTGTCAGCCGTGCGCTCGACATGGCATCGGCCAAAAGTGACCAGGCGGAAGTGGCGATTACCAAAAGTACCGGCATCAGCGTCAGCTCGCGGATGGGCGAAGTCGAGAACGTGGAGTTCAATCAAGATGGTGCCCTTGGGATCACCGTTTACCGGGATCAGCGCAAAGGCAGCGCATCCACCACTGATTTGTCGGACAAAGCGATCGCGAAAACCGTTGAAGCGGCGCTTGAGATCGCAAGCTATACCTCGCCGGATCCTTTCGGAGGCCCAGCACCTAAAGCGTTAATGGCCTTTGACTATCCTGACCTCGATTTATTCTATCCCGATGAGCCCGAGCCGGATACCGCCGCCGCGTTGGCGATTGAAGCCGAGCAAGCGGCACTGAGCCATGACAGCCGAATCAAGTTCAGCGATGGTGCCAGCTATGACAGCCACTATGGGGTGCGTGTCTATGGCAATAGCCATGGCATGCTCGGCAGTTATCCCTCGAGCCGCCAAGCGCTAAGCTGCTCAGTGATAGCGGAGAGTGACGCAGGGATGGAGCGTGACATGAGCTACACGGTGGCACGGGACAAAGCGGACTTATGGACACCGGCCTTTGTGGGAGTCGAAGCGGCCAAACACGCTGTGGCGCGCTTAAACCCACGCAGTGTGGCGACATGCCAAGTGCCAGTGATGTTCGATCGCAGTGTGGCTACTGGGCTGTTTGGCCATTTGGTGATGGCGATCAGCGGTTCAGCGCTTTACCGCAAGTCCTCTTTCTTATTGGATAAGAAAGGCGAGCAGATCTTCCCAGATTGGCTCACCATCAACGAGTTACCCCATGTACGAAAAGGCGCCGCGAGTGCACCCTTTGATAGTGAAGGAGTGATCACACAAGACAGGCGCATCATTGAAAAGGGGGTATTAAACACCTATCTCGCCACCAGTTATGCCGCGCGTAAGCTAGGCATGGAACCAACCGGCCATGCCGGCGGCATTCACAACTGGTACGTGAGCCACACCGGTCAAGATGCCGATGCCATGCTAAAAACCTTAGGCACGGGATTATTGGTGACTGAGTTGATGGGACAAGGGGTGAACCCAGTGACTGGCGATTACTCACGCGGTGCCGCCGGCTTTTGGGTGGAAAATGGTGAGATCCAATACCCGGTGAGCGGGATCACCATTGCCGGCAATCTCAATGAGATGTTTGCTAACATTGTCGCGATTGGTACCGATATCGAAACGCGCAGCCAAATTCAAACCGGCTCAGTGATCATTGATGGCATGAAGGTGGCCGGAGAGTAA
- a CDS encoding undecaprenyl-diphosphate phosphatase, whose product MSLFEAFFLALIQGLTEFLPISSSAHLILPSQLFGWADQGLAFDVAVHVGTLAAVVGYFRREVWNLLKAFFASLKGEHSSDSQLAWMIVLATIPACVAGLFLKDVIELYLRAAWVIAATTLIFGGLLWWADRKATQTCDEYQTTSYRAVLIGVAQALALIPGTSRSGATITAALMLGYTREAAARFSFLMSIPIITLAGSYLGLQLATSPEPVAMDAIGVGLLVSFVSAYACIHAFLKLVTRVGMLPFVIYRLVLGVLLLAFIAG is encoded by the coding sequence ATGAGCCTCTTTGAAGCCTTTTTTTTGGCCTTGATTCAAGGATTAACCGAGTTTCTTCCTATTTCTAGCTCCGCGCACCTTATTCTGCCTTCACAGCTTTTTGGCTGGGCCGATCAGGGCCTTGCCTTTGACGTTGCTGTACACGTCGGCACACTGGCCGCAGTGGTGGGGTATTTTCGCCGTGAAGTGTGGAATCTCCTTAAAGCCTTTTTTGCCTCTCTCAAAGGTGAGCACAGCTCGGATAGTCAATTGGCATGGATGATCGTCTTAGCCACGATCCCAGCGTGTGTGGCCGGTTTGTTTTTAAAAGACGTGATCGAGCTTTACCTGCGTGCGGCCTGGGTAATCGCGGCAACCACACTGATTTTTGGTGGCTTATTGTGGTGGGCGGATCGCAAAGCGACCCAAACATGCGATGAGTATCAAACCACGTCCTACCGCGCCGTACTGATAGGTGTGGCGCAAGCCCTTGCCTTGATTCCTGGGACGTCGCGCTCAGGCGCCACCATCACTGCGGCATTAATGCTCGGTTATACGCGCGAAGCCGCGGCACGATTTTCGTTTTTGATGTCGATTCCTATCATTACCCTCGCAGGCTCCTATCTGGGGCTGCAATTGGCGACCAGCCCAGAGCCGGTGGCCATGGATGCGATCGGTGTTGGGCTATTGGTGTCGTTTGTCAGTGCTTACGCGTGTATTCACGCCTTTTTAAAGCTGGTGACACGGGTGGGCATGTTACCCTTCGTGATCTACCGCTTGGTATTGGGTGTGCTGTTACTCGCCTTTATCGCCGGATAA
- the folK gene encoding 2-amino-4-hydroxy-6-hydroxymethyldihydropteridine diphosphokinase, which produces MTQALLSIGSNIERDYHIEQAVKALRQLDPHCRFSRIFEAEPVGFEGPHFYNLIAELHTSLPLHDFWQAVRDIESQQGRERNDPKCRDRTIDIDLLTFGEHCQEKGPTLPRNDIYKFAFTLWPLAELCPDQAIPGDGRTFSQLWQAFDQDQPLWPIETPTYLKDI; this is translated from the coding sequence GTGACACAAGCATTACTTAGTATCGGCTCTAATATCGAGCGCGATTATCACATCGAACAGGCCGTTAAAGCCTTGCGCCAGCTTGACCCACACTGCCGCTTTTCCCGCATTTTTGAAGCCGAACCAGTCGGGTTTGAAGGCCCTCACTTTTACAACCTGATTGCCGAGCTTCACACCTCGCTTCCGTTGCACGACTTTTGGCAAGCCGTTCGTGACATTGAATCGCAACAAGGAAGAGAGCGCAACGACCCCAAATGCCGCGATCGCACCATAGACATAGACCTACTCACCTTTGGCGAACACTGCCAGGAAAAAGGGCCAACGTTGCCACGCAATGATATCTACAAATTTGCCTTTACCCTGTGGCCACTCGCCGAGCTCTGCCCTGACCAAGCCATTCCTGGCGATGGCCGGACGTTCTCCCAGCTTTGGCAAGCCTTTGACCAAGATCAACCACTATGGCCGATTGAGACGCCGACGTATTTGAAGGATATTTAA